In Pseudomonas fluorescens NCIMB 11764, a single window of DNA contains:
- a CDS encoding methyl-accepting chemotaxis protein produces MVATAVHEMGLTVQEIAQNAGNAAVASQNARDEAMQAREVVGGSIRHIESMSDEIGHAASAVGELANQVASIDQVLAVIRGISEQTNLLALNAAIEAARAGDMGRGFAVVADEVRTLARRTQASTDEIQQMIGSLKQGAENAVSSMHTGQAATGTGVESSQRTGASLTAITGQVERISDMNHQVATATEEQSAVTEEINRNVQGISDLARATAGEVRACREDCQTLQRLADDLARQMGSFKLK; encoded by the coding sequence ATGGTCGCCACCGCCGTCCACGAAATGGGCCTGACCGTGCAGGAAATCGCGCAGAACGCCGGCAACGCCGCGGTTGCTTCGCAGAATGCTCGCGATGAGGCGATGCAGGCGCGGGAAGTGGTCGGCGGTTCGATCCGGCATATTGAAAGCATGTCCGATGAAATCGGCCACGCCGCTAGCGCGGTAGGCGAGCTGGCCAATCAGGTGGCGTCCATCGATCAGGTGCTGGCGGTGATTCGCGGGATTTCCGAGCAGACCAACCTTTTGGCGTTGAACGCAGCCATCGAAGCGGCGCGGGCCGGGGACATGGGGCGTGGATTTGCGGTGGTGGCGGATGAAGTGCGCACGTTGGCTCGACGTACGCAGGCTTCCACCGATGAGATTCAGCAGATGATCGGCAGCCTCAAGCAGGGCGCGGAGAACGCGGTGTCGTCGATGCACACCGGGCAAGCGGCGACGGGCACCGGGGTTGAGTCCAGCCAGCGCACCGGGGCGTCGTTGACGGCGATTACCGGGCAGGTCGAGCGCATCAGCGACATGAACCATCAGGTGGCGACCGCGACGGAAGAGCAGTCGGCGGTGACGGAAGAGATCAACCGCAATGTGCAGGGGATTTCCGATCTGGCCCGGGCGACGGCGGGGGAGGTCAGGGCTTGCCGTGAGGACTGTCAGACGTTGCAGCGATTGGCGGATGATCTGGCGCGGCAGATGGGCAGTTTCAAGCTGAAGTGA
- a CDS encoding acyl-CoA dehydrogenase gives MSETLLSSRNLAFELYEVLDAEGLTQRERFAEHNRETFDAAIGTARNIAEKFFAPHNRKGDENEPRYEDGQAILIPEVKPAVDAFLEAGFLNAARSFDAGGMQLPTLLSQACFAHFQSANAASTSYPFLTMGAANLIESFGTEEQKQRFLQPMIDGRFFGTMALTEPHAGSSLSDIRTRAEPASDGTYRLKGNKIFISGGDHPLSENIVHMVLAKLPDAPAGVKGISLFIVPKFLVNDDGSLGKRNDVLLAGLFHKMGWRGTTSTALNFGDNGECVGYLVGKPHHGLSYMFQMMNEARIGVGMGAVMLGYAGYLYSLEYARERPQGRVPDSKDPNTAPVAIIQHADVKRMLLTQKAYVEGSFDLGLYAARLFDDTTTLETEGERKQAHELLDLLTPIVKSWPSEFCLKANELAIQILGGHGYTREYPVEQYYRDNRLNPIHEGTHGIQSLDLLGRKLAQNGGAGLKQLIRLIANTAERAHAYDSLTPLREPLEKLVARLQTVTIGLLTDLGQGKVNSSLANSALYLKVFGHTVIGWRWLEQAIRAEEGLAKGNAADAGFYKGKLQAARYFLTWEVPGCHHELAILEARDDVCLGMQDEWF, from the coding sequence ATGTCCGAGACGTTGCTCAGTTCCCGCAATCTGGCTTTCGAGCTGTATGAAGTCCTCGATGCCGAAGGCCTGACACAGCGTGAGCGTTTCGCCGAGCACAATCGCGAGACCTTCGATGCTGCCATCGGCACTGCCCGCAACATCGCCGAGAAGTTCTTCGCCCCGCATAACCGCAAGGGTGACGAGAACGAACCGCGCTATGAGGACGGCCAGGCGATTCTGATTCCGGAAGTGAAACCGGCCGTGGATGCTTTCCTCGAAGCCGGTTTCCTCAACGCTGCGCGCAGTTTCGACGCCGGCGGCATGCAACTGCCTACACTGTTGTCCCAGGCCTGCTTCGCGCACTTTCAATCGGCCAACGCGGCGTCAACTTCTTATCCCTTCCTGACCATGGGCGCGGCGAACCTGATCGAAAGCTTCGGCACTGAAGAGCAGAAACAACGCTTCCTGCAGCCGATGATCGACGGCCGCTTTTTCGGCACCATGGCGCTGACCGAGCCCCATGCCGGCTCATCCCTGTCGGATATTCGTACCCGCGCGGAGCCGGCGTCGGACGGCACTTATCGCCTGAAGGGCAACAAGATTTTCATCTCCGGCGGCGATCACCCGCTGTCGGAAAACATCGTGCACATGGTGCTGGCCAAACTGCCGGACGCGCCGGCCGGGGTGAAGGGGATTTCGCTGTTTATCGTGCCCAAGTTCCTGGTCAACGATGACGGCAGCCTAGGCAAACGCAATGACGTGTTGCTGGCCGGCCTGTTCCACAAGATGGGCTGGCGCGGCACCACGTCTACGGCGCTGAACTTCGGCGACAACGGCGAATGCGTCGGCTATCTGGTGGGCAAGCCGCACCACGGTTTGAGCTACATGTTCCAGATGATGAACGAGGCGCGGATCGGCGTCGGTATGGGCGCGGTGATGCTCGGCTACGCCGGTTACCTGTATTCGCTGGAGTACGCCCGCGAGCGCCCACAGGGCCGCGTGCCGGACAGCAAAGACCCGAACACCGCGCCGGTGGCGATCATTCAACATGCTGACGTGAAACGCATGTTGCTCACGCAAAAAGCCTACGTCGAAGGTTCGTTCGACCTTGGGTTGTATGCGGCGCGATTGTTCGATGACACCACGACACTGGAAACCGAAGGCGAGCGCAAACAGGCGCATGAGCTGCTGGATTTGCTGACCCCGATCGTCAAATCCTGGCCGTCAGAGTTTTGCCTGAAGGCCAACGAACTGGCGATCCAGATTCTCGGCGGCCACGGCTACACCCGTGAGTACCCGGTCGAGCAGTATTACCGCGACAACCGTCTGAACCCGATTCATGAAGGCACCCACGGCATTCAGTCGCTCGACCTGTTGGGGCGCAAACTGGCGCAGAACGGTGGCGCGGGACTCAAGCAATTGATCCGCCTGATCGCCAATACTGCCGAGCGCGCTCACGCATACGATTCGTTGACCCCGTTGCGTGAACCGCTGGAGAAACTGGTGGCACGCCTGCAGACCGTGACCATTGGCCTGCTGACCGATCTGGGCCAAGGCAAGGTCAACAGCAGCCTGGCGAACTCGGCGCTGTACCTGAAAGTGTTCGGGCACACAGTGATTGGCTGGCGCTGGCTGGAACAGGCGATTCGCGCCGAGGAAGGGTTGGCCAAAGGGAATGCGGCGGATGCGGGCTTCTATAAGGGCAAGCTGCAGGCGGCGCGGTATTTCCTGACGTGGGAAGTGCCGGGTTGCCACCATGAACTGGCGATTCTTGAGGCTCGGGATGATGTGTGTCTTGGGATGCAGGATGAGTGGTTTTAA